From the Synchiropus splendidus isolate RoL2022-P1 chromosome 3, RoL_Sspl_1.0, whole genome shotgun sequence genome, the window CATTTGTCACTTATTTGTTAATAGGTCTAAGTGTAGTGATTTATACTGAGGTGAGCAGCATTTAAGGAAACATGTCCTTCTGGTCATGAAAATACATGTGTCACAGGATCTCTCTGGCAGAGGCTCACTGCAGGCTGAGTCTCAGAACATTGGCTTTGGAGGAAGACGCCATAGtggctgtgctgctgtgtgaaACTTCTGTGACCTTCAGACACGGTGGTGTTGTCAGACCTCAAGATTCTCTCCAAGAGCCCATTGTAATCCAAATACTTCCTCACTCCTGTAGGAGCGTCTGCCCTGACCGTCCCAGCCCACGCTCTGTTCCCTTGCAGTCTGGCAGACGGGGGATTGCGGAGAGATGCGATTCTGGATGAGTTTCACCAGGCCGTGCTTCGTTTCATTTTCTCATATGTTCCAGGAGCTGAGGCATACATCAGAGaggagtgacagaactcctagTTGACTGGTAAGCAATCCCATTGTCGAAGAAGCATTGTTGCTGTAAATGCCTAATTTGCATTCACGTTCAAtgtttagttttaaaaatatttattaaatttaGTGCATTAGAAAATGTtatgcagaaaataaaaacagagcagaaaactgTAGACTGTTCAATAAAACTTCAACATATTGCTCAAGTCTTGATTCCAGAACCATTTCCAAAGTAGTTCCTGTCAAACAGCTTTAATTCAGTTAACAGGAAAATGACAGTGACCATAGGAATTTACAACAGTTCACACATTCTGTTTGAAGATCAAATGTTtaattcacaaaacaaaacaaatacaggaAAATTTGGAGCATGTTCTCGCACACCAGTCACCTACACACCTGAAGAGAGAAAACATGACTTCAGGTCTGATTCTTGTTAAGACAAAATGACTAAACACAATTGTGCCGGCAAGTCAGTTAGAAACAGCGTCACCATTTTTTGTCTGATGGGTAAACGGCAAAAACAGCATATCATCACAACATCGGCTTAAAGAACCTCCACGTATAGTACTTCAAATACATACTCACCTTTAAAAGCCACATGAACTTTGACGCATTTAGCTGGCAATTCTGCGTCTGAGGTGAAGATCAACATATTAGGGGACAAAGTGGCATTACTCGGGTCAATCCAAAAAAGCATCTCAGACAAAGAAAGCATTATATGTATACTGTTCATTAATGTATACAAGTACATTTGAAGCAAGGCATCTACTTGAATGAATCCTGGATATCAGTTTTGTGAGGTCCCCAGTTTTATTCTGAAAACCTGGCTGGTATTTGTAAACACACCAGTGATTTAGCTAGAGACACTTTCACCATTTATTTTGCCCAAAGGGGTAAATATCAAAGCTGAAAGCATCCTAACACCAGTCGTTCATTAACCACAGCAAACTCACCAGGTCATGATGAGCCAATGGACCTCTGATGCCGCATCTTAAAGAGAAATGGTGAAATTCAGTGATGGTTGTCATGAGTCCAATAATCAAGCCTTCATTagtcccacagaggggaaataGCAGCGAAACAGACAAATTAAGCTAAAGTTTTAGTGGTAGTTTAAGTGTGTGCGAGTTCGGATGTCCTGTCCCTCGAAAGGCCTGACAGCGAGCGAAAATGGTCTCACCATCATTCGTAGCAGAAACATTCTGAATTCAAACGTCATGTGATTTCAAGCTGAGACTGTTAGGTCTCATATTAGTGGGTTACTTTCCCCTCAGATAATGCTGATGATTCAGTTAGTAACAGTTTCACCATCTTTTGTCAGATGGGTAAACGGCGAAAATGTTAACTCATCACAACATCAGCATCACCCCCCCAAAACCCCAGTATGTTTAAATCTGTAGAACACTTGCCTCCAAAAGCCACGTAACAAAGATGGACTCTGTGATGTTTGCCAGGGTGAAGAAGTGTCTGAAATGAAGCCAATAGTTTGTTAGTGAGTGTTATGTGTGCATCATTTTAACTCATTAAATTGCAGGTGGCTACattgtgggattttttttttttacatttaaaacattacattacatggACAAAGGCATGTTCGTTATTAGTCAGTGTGCCAGTGATTCAGTCGGTAACAGTTTCACCATTCCATGTCAGATGGGTAAACGGCAAAAACATCAACTCATCACCATCACGGCAGCACAACAAGACACTTAAAATACACTCACCCTTAACacctgctgagcttctctctggtgaCGTTGGCAGCACCGGAAAGGAATCTACATTGGTTTCTGCCGTCTTAAAATAGATACTGAATTAACATCAAAAATAGATGATTGATCGATCAATTCATGCACTACATTTTAAACGTCATCTGAATGGGTTTGATGCAGATGATTCAGTTAATAACAGTTTCACCATCTTATGTCTGATGGGTAAACGGCAAAAACGTTAGCTCATCACAACATCAGCATCAAGCCTCTCTTAAATCCTGGGTACATTTTCGCAAGTACAACACTCACAAGCAACATGATGAAGAGGGACTTGTTTATTCAGATGTTGCCAGAGTCTGAAATAAAGATGAACCTTTGGTTAGGAACAACGTGCAGCAACTCAAATACATCAACTTAGAGGGGAGAATCGGTTTAAAACCAAGTCATTTTTCAGCAACTGGTTCATCTTGTCAAAGATTCAGTTAGTAACAGTTTCACCATTTCTTGTCTGATGGGTAAACGGCAAAAATGTTGACTCATCACCATCCCAGCAAAACGGCAAGCCAAATGCAAAACACTCACCATAAAGATCCACAGGACGCCGTAGTTTCATTATCAAGTAGCCAGACGATGAGCTGTAGCTCCTGTAATGCAAAACATGAGTTTATAGATCTGCATGTCTTTCTCCGAGTTTGGGGTTGCTAGTCCTAACTGGTGCATGAATCACAAATTGAACCTTTTTAAGTTGTGTTTTACTAATTTCAACCAGGATTTAAACAATTTACACCAACAAATCTGACATTTGCAACATGTGAACGAACTTCATAGTGCAGAGAAAGGTGGGCTGGTTCAGCTCTACTGAGTCTGAGGTGGACAACATGAAGACAAATAGCTgtaatgcttaaaaaaaaacctgcaagaAGGAAACTGACCAGTTAATCTGTATTTACAATATGTTGCACCTACGGAGGAGAAAGTAATGACAGAAGCCCTCTTAGTTAATATATCGACTATGAACTCCCACAACACATAAAGCCAGGGTTCATCACACGTGATGTATTGATTATCTGCCGCCGTGAATAAGAAGTACTGACGGACTGGCCAATATGATTAGGGAAGATGACAGATAACcatgaggtcagaggtgaggggAACGCAGCTTGGGAGCACGACTAACCGCGAAGGTCTGAGGACGGGTTCAACAGCAGGTCACGACCTACGCCACGACTTCTGGTCCTCAGAGGAAACCGCTCTGCCGCTCCAGTGAAACTACAGCAGAGGGCAGGTCCCCGACCGCCATCTTAGCTGCTGACCCCCGGATAGGAGCGTGTAAGGTCCGAGAGCGGACCAAGAGCAGTGACCCCAGGGGCGCCTTTAGTCTGTCTCGGAGAAGATTTATGACGCTACCTCAGGGAGGAGGCTCTCCGCGGGGTTGTTGGCTGTGTCGATAATCCGAGTCCCGCCAAGTTTAACAATTGATTTAACAACCGCTTAAGATGCGTTCAAGACACTCGGAACCACGTGGCTCGTTAGCCGCGGTGCTACAACGCGTGTTGGGGGTAACGTGTTCAAAATGACTCAGAAACGCATAAACGGGTTCACTAACCTTGTTCTTTGCCAGCAACTTTTACCAAACTCGTCAGATGGAGCATTGTGAGCAGAGTTGGTGAGGAGCGTGGTGACCAGCCACGCTGCAGATTCTCAGCCGAGGAACAAGGAAGTACATCCGGTCTGAAGCTGCGCAGTAAAGCTGCGCACCGCACCGTCACCGGCTGTAAGTGTTACGTCGATTACACGGCATTTCTCATGTGCTTTTCTCGTCGTTTGATGCGAAACACATATGTTTAAAATATAACTTAGTAAAAAAAATTGAGACAAGCCATTGTGAAAAACATAGTACAGCACAACACGCCTTTGCAGTGTGTCAGTTGAGAATTGCAAAACTTTATACTGTATCGATCAGTATCGAGTGGAGTCACGCCTCAAGCGTCGTGTATTGTAACAGTCAATCGTGAAGTAAACACTGCAGTCATCGCTCAGATACTCAGGGTAGCGCTGTCTGCAGGAAGCTGGTTCTGGTGGTGTGGGTTCGCTGAGAGAGGTCATCTACTCACCGGGTCCAGCCCACAGTCCGTTGCTCCTTGGTGTCAAAAAGTAACACTTCAGAACGCATATGTTTTTTACACGCGCGTCTCGCCTTCTGTTTACTTTTGATCGACACAATGGAAAAGGATGAGTGCGTGAGCCGACTAGTTCCACTGATACACGATGAGCTAAAATTAACATTGATAGCccataaaatgaatatataattCGGATTTCAATGGTGAAATATAACGGAAGTTTCAACACTCGTAATAAACATTTTCTGCCGCTGAATGGGGACGAGCCGCCGATCCATCACGGTACAGGACGGCCACTTTCTCGGGCAATTTCCAGTCACGATAGTGACAGTGACGTGCAAACTCCCCGACTTCCTGCGAGCTGGAGGTCACAAACCTtactgagagagagagctgggGTGACCTCACGAAGGTACCTTAAATGAAACCAAATTAAAGTGAAATAAGTGAATCTAATTATTAAACGACGAGAATCCgtcaaaaaaaagtttgtgtctgacttttattttttgtacaaccaatagtattttaaaaaatctgtaaATATATAcgttaataaaatatattgtttgtgAATGGATTATTTATTgctaattatttttaaatggaaaatattCTACTTGTTTAATATGAatcttattaaaaaaacaaaactttttaatAGCTACAGTAATGATGAGGTTGATACTTAGATTGTTTTAGATTGACGATTAATATTAGACatgtaaattcattttcatttacaatAAGTGATTCGCTAAATTCAGGAGCACTTAACATCCAAGTATGATTAAATGGTAAAAGGCAGAGAACAATTTTTATTAATACaattaaaatacaattgaaCAAGTTAAGATAAAATATTAGCTAAaaattatattcatatatatatatatatatatatatataatatacgaTAATGTTAATTATTTGTCCTGATAAAGCCGAAATCGAAGTGAAAACAGAACAAATAATTCACATTAATTATTATGTTTTACAGAACtgtaaaatttacatttttattaacaCATGTATCGTTTTGGCAAATCTCCGTCAGGGTCCAAAGACTTTCAAACTGCattaaaaaatacatctttCCAACGCTCTGCTGCTTTGAACTGTGACTTATTTAATTGTctgcaatgtattttttttccatgaattaTTAGACATTgaattgatataaaaaaaaaagaggggtgTCATTAAACTCTTTattcacaaacacatttgtacaAGCATGCGTGTCAAAGTAACGGAGACTTGAGCTATTGTGGCTCCCTGACAGTCCACTTCACATGACAGATGTTCACCGACTCACATGCATTTAGTGCAAAAGTCCTCGAAAGTGCGCATCTCAGGCGTGACGCGGaattctcctccagcagcagcgggcGTGTTCGGAGCTGCAGTCCcgcaaaataataaattaaagcGTCTTCTCTCGGCATGCAGAGGGGAAGGTGGTGGAttaggaggaggaagatgatgatgaaggttggTTCTCTGAGTCTGACGGGTTGTTGAGGAACTGACCGCTGGCTCCCACGTACAGTCTGGAGCGCATCGGCCATTTCTGCAGGAAAGAGTTGCGATTGGAAGTCAGTTGACCGTTACTAGTGCTAATGTTGTTGCAGTGTCGCCGCGACTTGCCTTGACCGGGTGCAGGTATCCCTCTCCCCTCAGCGACTGCAGCGCCTCGCTGTGCTTCGACGCCTCTCCCTCCTCGGCTCCCTCCTCCTGCAGGGTTCGGGTCAGATGGGCGATGTAAGTGGTGGCCAATATCAACACGTCCAGTTTGGATAGTTTGGTGTCCGGGGGCACGGAGGGTAAAGTCCGCTGGAGTTCCAGGAAAGCGTTCCTCAGCGTCTGCACTCGGCTCCTCTCCCGCGCCGCGTTTGCCGCCGCCGGCCGTCCCCTGCCTCCGAGCCCGGCCTGGAGCCCACCGCGGGCCCGCTGCAGGTCACGGCGACGACCGTCCGGGCTCGGGCTCGACCCGGGGCTGGATGAGGGGCTGTCATCGAGAACGGCAGTGGAGCAGTTACCGCCGTCCATCCGGAGCGTCTGTCGTCCCACCATCGGGCTCTTTTACACGCCTGAATATTGGGCGAACCTTTAATATCCGATGAAAAGCTTCCATTTAGATTAGTTTATTAATCACTTCTACTCgcacaaaaacacttaaaatgttATAAGATACATAATAACTTGTATACAACGGATTGTTCTATTCTAATGGTGTCTTTTTATGGACACGTaaaacttttaatctgaggtTACAATCTTGCATTTTTAAACCTCATCCAACTATTATCAATTTAAATTAAAGAACCTTTTACCGTTCTTCAATTAAAATTATAGTCTTCATTACATTGAAAATGCTTTAAGTCATTCAGTTAAATGTGACACTTTTTGAGAGACATTCTTGacatacatgtttgttttcatgcaccGACAtaagactataataataataataatactaaggATATAAAACGGAGGATTTAAAGTGGACTTCACCTGGGGTCACAGCAGAAACCGGGATGTGATCAACATCTAAACCTCAGCTGCACTCATGGGTCCTCAGTAGAGTCATTCCGCTCAGCGTCCCTCGAAACTCTGCAAATAAAGTCCTCAAGCGCCGCCGTGGTCCACACTCCTAATTGATCCCCTTCAGCAGCAGAGGGGAGTTGTTGTACCCTCCCGAGCCATGGGCCGGACCCTCCTCTGCTCCAGACCAAACCCACCCTAATTGGCTGTGACCCCCAACCTGTGTCCTCTTGAGCAGCCTATCAGGAAGCAGCAGGGCGAGTGACCGTCCTGGTTCCAGCAAAATCTCCTCCTCACGCTCCGAAATTCAGACACCAAAAAAAGAGTCAGTTGCAAGCAGCCGCGACGAGAAGCTGCTACATGAAAGGTTTTTGACTGATTGCCAGCCGGTCCTGAATCGCCAGCCCATTGGACCCACTGATAAATAAACCCCAGAACTGCAATCAACAGGCAGGCGACGAGGAAATTCTTGTGAGACCCACAAATTAATCACTCTGCTTCTCAGGGCTGGCAAATTAATGAAAGGAATTATTCATAGAATGCGATATCCTCGACTGTTCTTAATAACGGCTGTTTTTGTAAGGAGGACTGGGGGAAGCCTTGCTCCAGGGCACTCACTACAAGGCCAGGTAGAGGAAGGTTAAGTAAGCTGGTAACCCAAATGAGCCCCACGTCTGTCCCGGGTTACACAGCCACGTGTCGGCAGACGCTTCAAACACAGGCATTACATCCGGATTACAagcaagttttgttttttattacaGCATCAGATTTTCACCTGAAGCTCAAGGTTATCTTCACTTGTTTGCAGATTTAAAATGCATCATAAAATAGATTTGAATTCCATTTCCTGTCTCATGATTGGttcaaaacaatgtcaaaaccACAACTGAAGAGTCAATTTAATCTTTGTTTTTTGGTTCCGCTATGCCTCTCACAGTGGCCTTGTTTCAGTCCATCCCAATTCTAACCTCTGCTCCAGCCTCTGCATTTGCAGAGGGTATCGATAGTGTTTTGTTCATAGCTGCATGGAAAACCACTGACGTGTCATCAAAATGGCTCCAGAGGATTTATGACGCTGCCTGGATTCACACGTCCGTCCACTGAAATCTGAAGCTGTTGGAGCCTGTAAGACAACAATATTGTGCCAtcactaaaaaaaacattggactTTCGAACTGAAATTATAAAATTTAAtttgactttcactttccaaCCAAACAGGGTCACAGACATCACAGACATTTTAATGACTGAACACAAATAATTTGGCATGAAATGATGcatcaagaaattaaataataaaatctagatgaatataaaaaataaatcagcagAAGCTCTTACCTGACAGAGTCCGGCTGCAGTGCTCGCGGCCCAGCGTCAGTGTGGCTGTAGGAGCCTCCAGGATGTGGATCCTGACCCACGTTGAAGCTGACTACAATGTAAACCAAGCAGCAAAAACCACAAACACACGAGAGATTAAATGTGAACAGATCCACTGAGCCTGACAAAAGGCTTTGTGTACCACTGAGACTGCACTTCCTCTGGAGACATTTCTGAAGCAGCAGAAATGACGACGGAAGCAGAAGCTCAATTCACACATGGGTGGTGAAAAGTGGGGCCACATGTGAGCCCTTGATTTTTaactattatttatattgtaCATGTCTATTCTCTCTTTATTTTCCAAACCTTCAATCTAAtttctgtgtttcatttcagtttcatttctgaAGTTATAATTTGTCTATGTGGACTGTACAACCAGGTCATCAATTaacctgtgggaggaaaccagagtgtcacAGCAAGAACCGACACTCGCCAGACTGAAAGCATTGGCTCCAAACCAGAGCTAACCCCAGCTGGATTTCAAGCTTTCTCAGTGTCAGGCTGCAGCACCAACCACGGCTGTTTCATCACTCTGTCATCGTTTGGTTTCCCTGGCTGTCCGGGTCTTACCCAGGTGCCCGGGTGGAAGGTAAACGTGTTCAATGACGCTCATATATGAACTTTTTCCAATAGAAACAATGATTTAGAAGTTctcaaatagaaaataaaacctttttgaGCCAAATACTTTGAGTAGCGACATGACCCTTACAGTTCAGGGGGTCAGATCCAGCGTCTCCGTTCCTCAGTTTGTGTCGCCTCTTCTTCTCAACTTTTACCGCCTTCCAATTAATAAGAAACTGTCTGTTGGTCTCATTGATTTCACACCCGTCCAAAACCTCTGCAGAGACAGGTGACTCTGGATTAGAACATGTAGCGGATGTAGAGGACTTGCAGGGGGAAGAACTACTCACGGATtctgagacaggaagtgatgagtcGATCTCTGTACTTCTGAGTTTTACAAACTGGATTTCCACGTAAGTCCATGTGTAGCAGCTGAGGCCAGCGGCTGCAGACGCTCTCTAACTCCTGAGAGTGCAAGCAAACCTTGTTACATAACATATAAGAAGAGAAAACATCATAACGGCAAATAAAGTTGCGTGACACATGTATTTGATCCCACACGCCACattatttgtaaataaaaatattagtaTATTATAACAGAATATTAATTAGAatcttaaaatgtattttataataCTTATTTCCCGTAACATACTGATAACGTTGCATTTTCCCCCTCAATTTTGATGCTTGATATCCATAATTCCACATATTCTTTCTTGTCcataatatttttattctgttgcATATATTTAATATGTGATATTGCTTGCATTTATGTGTATCTGTGTTGTTCCTTCAGGTCAATTGTCTGAAAATGAAACGCATGTTTTCCCT encodes:
- the LOC128756370 gene encoding transcription factor 24-like, with the translated sequence MVGRQTLRMDGGNCSTAVLDDSPSSSPGSSPSPDGRRRDLQRARGGLQAGLGGRGRPAAANAARERSRVQTLRNAFLELQRTLPSVPPDTKLSKLDVLILATTYIAHLTRTLQEEGAEEGEASKHSEALQSLRGEGYLHPVKKWPMRSRLYVGASGQFLNNPSDSENQPSSSSSSS